The Mustela erminea isolate mMusErm1 chromosome 6, mMusErm1.Pri, whole genome shotgun sequence genome includes a region encoding these proteins:
- the PTF1A gene encoding pancreas transcription factor 1 subunit alpha codes for MDAVLLEHFPGGLDAFPSPYFDEEDFFTDQSSRDPLEDGDELLADEQAEVEFLSHQLHEYCYRDGACLLLQPAPPAAPHALAPPPSGVPGEPEDGGGGYCCEAGAPPGGFPYSPGSPPSCLAYPCAGAAVLSPGARLRGLSGAAAAAARRRRRVRSEAELQQLRQAANVRERRRMQSINDAFEGLRSHIPTLPYEKRLSKVDTLRLAIGYINFLSELVQADLPLRGGGAGGGGGPGGGGRLGGDSPGSQAQKVIICHRGTRSPSPSDPDYGLPPLAGHSLSWTDEKQLKEQNIIRTAKVWTPEDPRKLNSKSSFNNIENEPPFEFVS; via the exons ATGGACGCCGTGCTGCTAGAGCACTTCCCCGGGGGCCTGGACGCCTTCCCGTCTCCTTACTTTGACGAGGAGGACTTCTTCACCGACCAGTCCTCTCGGGACCCTCTGGAGGACGGCGATGAGCTGCTGGCGGACGAGCAGGCCGAGGTGGAGTTCCTCAGCCACCAGCTGCACGAGTACTGCTACCGCGACGGGGCGTGCCTGCTGCTGCAACCCGCGCCTCCGGCGGCCCCGCACGCGCTCGCGCCGCCGCCCTCGGGGGTCCCAGGCGAGCCGGAGGACGGCGGCGGCGGCTACTGCTGCGAGGCAGGGGCGCCCCCCGGCGGCTTCCCCTACTCGCCCGGCTCCCCGCCCTCGTGCCTGGCCTACCCGTGCGCGGGGGCGGCCGTGCTGTCCCCCGGGGCCCGGCTGCGCGGCCTgagcggggcggcggcggcggcggcgcggcggcggcggcgggtgCGCTCCGAGGCGGAGCTGCAGCAGCTGCGGCAGGCGGCCAACGTGCGCGAGCGGCGGCGCATGCAGTCCATCAACGACGCCTTCGAAGGGCTGCGCTCGCACATCCCCACGCTGCCCTACGAGAAGCGCCTCTCCAAGGTGGACACGCTGCGCCTGGCCATCGGCTACATCAACTTCCTCAGCGAGCTGGTGCAGGCCGACCTGCCACtgcgcggcggcggcgcgggcggcggcggggggccgggcggcggcgggcgccTGGGCGGGGACAGCCCGGGCAGCCAGGCCCAGAAGGTTATCATCTGCCATAGGGGCACCC GGTCTCCCTCCCCCAGCGACCCGGATTATGGCCTCCCTCCCCTTGCAGGACACTCCCTCTCATGGACTGATGAAAAGCAactcaaagaacaaaatattatcCGAACAGCTAAAGTGTGGACCCCAGAGGACCCCAGAAAACTCAACAGCAAATCTTCCTTCAACAACATAGAAAACGAACCGCCCTTTGAGTTTGTGTCCTAA